A region from the Anoplolepis gracilipes chromosome 2, ASM4749672v1, whole genome shotgun sequence genome encodes:
- the LOC140662772 gene encoding multiple coagulation factor deficiency protein 2 homolog, translating into MEVILLINLWLGLVTGHFRGPHHPKSSISHHHYTPQNEIKLTQDSELLHDATHLKEDIGPMADQLDFSKMTEQEIEFYYFKIHDVDNNTKLDGLEILHALQHTLHEDDEENATQSDQDLIIGLIDKVLAEDDLNNDGYLEYVEYVLGRKRDHDAQEKRNKLKIGT; encoded by the exons ATGGAGgtgatacttttaattaatttgtggcTCGGCCTAGTAACTGGTCACTTTCGTGGACCGCATCATCCTAAAAGTAGCATATCCCATCATCATTATACACCGCAAAATGAAATCAAATTAACGCAGGATTCCGAACTCCTTCACGATGCAAC gCATCTGAAGGAGGACATTGGTCCCATGGCCGATCAACTCGATTTTTCAAAGATGACAGAACAGGAAATAGAATTCTATTACTTTAA AATTCATGATGTcgacaataatacaaaattagacGGATTAGAAATTCTTCATGCTCTTCAACATACTTTACACGAAGATGACGAGGAAAACGCGACGCAATCAGACCAAGACTTGATCATAG gCCTAATAGATAAAGTGTTGGCAGAGGATGATTTAAACAACGATGGCTATCTAGAATATGTTGAATATGTTTTGGGAAGGAAAAGAGATCACGATGCACAAGAGAAACGAAACAAGCTTAAAATTGGaacgtga
- the No66 gene encoding ribosomal oxygenase 1 — translation MSENNLVSAFSMYGKKRKNTEQQMNSKKRKNKHLLLESNKKNIKQMVVKPKTQKQQNKDKYTLNVSLKSKSGIVTKKGNLGICKQRSLSTTKLINFTNKLKKLNNGIQQLDKINNVQSMHKKSKLKTIKGQKEEKTKKKTCDKRKTIAMIETTLRENIEKENDDNHLNYIDFYKNTLNKDATYFGGPNPILGSQKLFEWLIQPLEAKSFFMQHWETTPVHIKRSNPDYYKWIVSTSLLDKVLRDNYILFTKNIDITSYVDGVRETHNPPGRALPSVVWDYYLNDCSVRMLNPQTFIPQLHALNATLQEFFGCFVGANLYLTPPNSQGFAPHYDDIEAFILQIEGKKRWRLYMPPNENEYLPRYSSKNFDQSEIGEPILDTIVSAGDLLYFPRGTIHQGTTIDDTHSLHVTLSMYQRNSWCDLLEKLLPQALKRATETDSRFREGLPLDYLRYTGIAHSTSATEYKKVFKKQIKDLITNLISYIDVDSAVDLIAKDHIHDFLPPFLTKDEQKCSVMEDGEIMVNGIVKNCADITLETRIRLLRTHCIRLIEEDGIYRIYYSTENSKEYHEYEPQFLEIIADFVPGIQKIIISYPNFICVKELPIENDDVKIQIVKDLWEKNLVITDTPLCCKN, via the exons ATGTCTGAAAACAACTTAGTATCAGCTTTTTCTATGTATGGAAAGAAACGTAAGAATACAGAACAACAAATGAAcagtaaaaaaaggaaaaataagcATTTGTTATTagaatctaataaaaaaaatattaaacaaatggTTGTTAAACCAAAAACTCAAAAGCAAcagaataaagataaatataccTTGAATGTctctttaaaaagtaaaagtggTATTGTCACTAAAAAAGGTAATTTGGGAATTTGTAAACAAAGATCCTTATCtactacaaaattaataaattttacaaataaattaaaaaaattaaataatggaaTACAACAGTtagataagataaataatgtgCAAAGTatgcataaaaaatcaaaattgaaaacaataaaGGGACAAAAGGAGgagaaaactaaaaaaaagacttgtgacaaaagaaaaactatTGCAATGATTGAAACAACGTTAAGAGAGAATattgagaaagaaaatgatgacaaccatttaaattacatagacttttataaaaatacattaaataaagatgCAACATATTTTGGTGGTCCTAATCCTATTTTAGGCagtcaaaaattatttgagtGGCTAATACAGCCTTTGGAAGCAAAAAGCTTTTTTAT GCAACATTGGGAAACGACTCCAGTGCATATAAAAAGAAGTAATCCTGATTATTACAAGTGGATCGTATCGACGTCTCTACTGGACAAAGTATtgagagataattatattttattcaccaaaaatattgacattacTTCTTATGTCGATGGAGTGAGAGAGACTCACAATCCTCCTGGCCGTGCTCTTCCGAGTGTTGTTTGGGATTATTATCTGAACGACTGTTCTGTGAGAATGTTAAATCCTCAGACATTTATACCTCAGTTACATGCACTCAATG CTACTCTCCAGGAGTTTTTTGGCTGTTTTGTTGGTGCCAATTTGTATCTCACGCCACCCAATAGTCAAGGTTTTGCGCCTCATTATGATGACATTGAAgcatttatattgcaaattgaGGGTAAAAAGAGGTGGAGATTGTACATGCCTCCTAATGAGAATGAATATTTGCCGAGATATTCGTCTAAGAATTTCGATCAATCGGAAATCGGAGAGCCTATACTAGACACGATCGTCAGTGCTGGAGATTTGTTGTATTTTCCACGGGGAACCATTCACCAAGGAACGACCATTGACGATACTCATAGCTTGCATGTTACGTTAAGTATGTATCAGAGAAATAGTTGGTGCGACTTGCTTGAGAAACTCCTTCCGCAAGCTCTGAAACGAGCGACTGAAACTGACAGTCGCTTTCGCGAAGGATTGCCTTTGGACTATTTAAGATACACTGGCATTGCACATAGCACAAGTGCaacagaatataaaaaagttttcaaaaagcaaataaagGATCTAATAACTAATTTGATAAGTTACATCGATGTGGACAGCGCAGTCGATTTGATAGCGAAAGATCATATCCACGATTTTCTGCCTCCTTTCCTCACCAAAGATGAACAAAAATGTTCAGTGATGGAAGACGGCGAGATTATGGTTAACGGAATCGTTAAGAATTGCGCGGATATAACACTCGAGACAAGGATACGATTATTGAGAACACATTGTATAag attaatagaAGAAGATGGAATATATAGGATATATTATTCCACCGAAAATTCCAAAGAATATCATGAATACGAGCcgcaatttttagaaattattgcaGACTTTGTTCCTGGtattcagaaaataataatatcctatcctaattttatatgtgtaaagGAATTGCCGATTGAAAATGATGACGTTAAg ATTCAAATAGTGAAAGATCTTTGGGAAAAAAATCTAGTCATAACGGATACTCCTTTATGTTGTAAGAACTGA